From the Herpetosiphon gulosus genome, one window contains:
- a CDS encoding Calx-beta domain-containing protein has product MMPIDPISCSIVPATTYPPRIYAPFAMGTSGSTIVAQLEQPSYQFNETLGTATMNVLLSDASAIEVRVPYEFSAGTASVGSDYSAINGTLVFSPGETSKSISLSFINDTTAESGEYLYLRLLEPTNARLEFRGATTISILDDDQAITLQSAIQVSAIQARRDYQWALTVTPNDAQLNIAVGQTKTVSFQVNAERGSLGPTIYDITGSVLATNTGNLAADLQQATVRVEYQTTSSTWVTATTDLLLQAPQVSLTPNQQQTIPINLSFAWATADGSMPANVSALRLVSNISLFGEAGMSIGPFQAIQSLSLPNQTPTVNYATIQLAQTGSISPSTAFNLSGGGANHSVGSTPLTIQTSYQVTRLSAGDASMSHLITASPIGIGVSGETLIQAAITNEVPVVEFRELTPRSVYSNQTNALEAQVRIRPSLGLNTNAIDLVELDRAGNVLQSLAPLYDDGLHNDQLARDGIYATQVNQQWSSTGYKRLAARAILLNGQVLLDQAFDLHVLPERPESDWQIYSCVGQAAYRMFSTGLNQGATLEQAQQQTLVWLNQQPSVASASLNESVIDIDYSFGLSNEVWVGHPNSTVLGNGSAVVETPPATHPASPLIVQQTPASAAIFPASNKAIILHSVYTMVGTADPKVLQVQRQLANAGYAVTVKIGTEDDLETRKTLDSYGVIWTIGHGNWPEDVLGQYTFSTGHLATESARKKYAPDIDAGRLKTRTDAEGNVFYTRSSFYETYYAKKMFPNSLWIMLNCSGTKRQHFANILHNKRLSAFIGFNELVPANTGLDYIAQFFEQLTVKRRSVDDALGAIPNRTFTWIDSDTGENVTTTFGASSGSNLQLRLVSGLRNGDFELGNTEGWNIEAGRRLVNVFRVPPAFVSIAGTYGLRLGPVNYPPANGVGTSVAGSDGLRQRVVIPLNSTKLSFDYVMSSYLPSNGSFRIKIYAAKSNTLLLNQVILQAGTGNNPTFWHSGQRRFNLNIGSYTNQEIDIVLENQQNGTNDQAVYIDNISIR; this is encoded by the coding sequence ATGATGCCGATTGATCCGATCAGTTGTAGCATTGTGCCAGCAACGACCTATCCGCCACGGATCTATGCCCCGTTTGCGATGGGCACAAGTGGCTCGACGATTGTGGCCCAACTTGAACAGCCTAGCTATCAATTTAATGAAACGCTTGGCACTGCAACCATGAATGTGTTGCTCAGCGATGCCTCGGCAATTGAAGTGCGTGTGCCCTATGAATTTAGTGCTGGTACAGCTAGTGTTGGTAGCGACTACAGCGCAATTAATGGCACATTGGTGTTTAGTCCAGGCGAAACCAGTAAATCAATCAGCTTGAGCTTCATTAATGATACGACCGCTGAATCAGGCGAATATCTCTATCTCCGATTGCTAGAACCAACCAATGCGCGGCTTGAATTTCGTGGAGCAACCACGATTAGCATTTTAGATGACGATCAGGCGATAACCCTGCAAAGCGCCATTCAAGTATCGGCAATTCAAGCTCGGCGTGATTACCAATGGGCCTTGACTGTCACTCCAAATGATGCGCAATTGAATATTGCTGTTGGTCAAACCAAAACGGTGAGCTTCCAGGTTAATGCTGAACGCGGCAGTCTTGGTCCAACTATTTACGATATTACGGGCAGCGTGTTGGCAACCAACACGGGCAATCTTGCCGCCGATCTACAACAGGCAACAGTGCGGGTCGAATATCAAACAACCAGCAGCACTTGGGTAACCGCGACCACCGATCTGCTGCTCCAAGCGCCACAAGTGAGCTTGACCCCCAACCAGCAACAAACAATTCCGATCAACCTGAGTTTTGCATGGGCTACTGCTGATGGCAGCATGCCCGCCAATGTCAGTGCCTTACGTTTGGTGAGCAACATCAGCTTGTTTGGTGAAGCAGGCATGAGCATTGGGCCATTTCAAGCTATCCAAAGCCTAAGTTTGCCCAATCAAACCCCAACCGTTAATTATGCCACGATTCAATTGGCCCAAACGGGCAGCATCAGTCCGAGCACTGCATTTAATCTCAGTGGTGGTGGGGCAAATCATAGCGTTGGCAGCACTCCACTGACAATCCAAACCAGCTATCAAGTGACTCGTTTGAGTGCTGGCGATGCGAGCATGAGTCACTTAATTACGGCTAGCCCGATTGGGATTGGGGTGAGTGGTGAGACCCTGATTCAAGCAGCTATCACCAACGAAGTTCCTGTCGTTGAGTTTCGTGAGCTAACGCCACGCTCAGTCTATAGCAACCAAACCAACGCCTTGGAAGCACAGGTGCGCATCCGGCCTAGCCTTGGATTAAATACCAATGCGATTGATTTGGTTGAGCTTGATAGGGCAGGTAATGTACTACAAAGTTTGGCTCCCTTGTATGACGATGGGCTGCATAACGATCAACTGGCTCGTGATGGGATTTATGCGACCCAAGTTAATCAACAATGGAGTAGCACAGGCTATAAACGGTTGGCAGCCCGCGCAATATTGCTCAATGGGCAAGTCTTGCTGGATCAAGCCTTTGATCTGCATGTGCTCCCAGAGCGTCCCGAAAGCGACTGGCAAATCTACTCGTGTGTGGGGCAAGCGGCCTATCGCATGTTCAGCACAGGATTAAATCAAGGTGCGACGCTTGAGCAAGCCCAGCAACAAACCCTCGTTTGGCTGAATCAACAACCGAGTGTGGCTAGTGCCAGCCTCAACGAATCAGTGATTGACATTGACTATAGCTTTGGGTTGAGCAATGAAGTGTGGGTTGGGCATCCCAACTCGACCGTGCTTGGCAATGGCTCTGCCGTGGTTGAAACACCACCTGCAACCCACCCTGCATCACCGCTGATTGTGCAGCAAACCCCTGCCAGCGCGGCAATCTTCCCCGCAAGCAATAAGGCAATTATTCTACATTCGGTCTATACGATGGTAGGTACTGCTGATCCAAAAGTTTTGCAAGTTCAACGCCAATTAGCCAATGCAGGCTATGCCGTAACGGTAAAAATTGGAACTGAGGATGATCTTGAAACTCGCAAAACGCTTGATAGCTATGGTGTTATTTGGACAATTGGCCATGGAAATTGGCCAGAGGATGTGCTTGGACAATATACCTTCTCAACAGGTCACTTAGCAACTGAATCCGCACGGAAGAAATATGCACCCGATATTGATGCAGGAAGACTTAAGACTCGTACCGATGCAGAGGGAAATGTTTTCTACACGCGATCATCGTTCTATGAAACATACTATGCTAAGAAGATGTTTCCTAATAGTTTGTGGATAATGCTTAATTGTTCAGGGACAAAGCGTCAACATTTTGCTAATATACTTCATAATAAACGTCTTAGTGCTTTTATTGGCTTCAACGAATTAGTGCCTGCTAATACAGGACTCGATTATATTGCTCAATTTTTTGAGCAATTAACCGTAAAACGGCGGTCAGTTGATGATGCCTTGGGGGCAATTCCAAATCGTACATTTACATGGATTGATTCAGATACTGGTGAAAACGTAACTACTACATTTGGTGCATCTAGTGGATCGAATTTACAACTACGTCTAGTAAGTGGATTACGCAATGGTGATTTTGAGCTTGGCAATACGGAGGGATGGAATATCGAGGCAGGCCGACGGCTGGTTAATGTTTTCCGTGTGCCACCAGCATTTGTCTCGATTGCGGGAACCTATGGGTTGCGCTTAGGTCCAGTTAATTATCCTCCAGCCAATGGAGTTGGAACCAGTGTGGCTGGCAGTGATGGGCTTCGGCAACGGGTGGTTATCCCATTAAATAGCACCAAACTCAGCTTTGACTATGTGATGTCATCATATCTCCCTAGTAATGGATCGTTCCGCATCAAAATTTATGCAGCAAAATCCAATACCCTCCTGCTCAATCAAGTGATTCTCCAAGCGGGAACAGGCAATAACCCAACCTTTTGGCATAGCGGCCAACGCCGATTCAACCTCAACATCGGCTCATATACCAACCAAGAGATCGATATCGTGCTTGAAAATCAACAAAATGGCACAAACGATCAAGCTGTCTATATCGACAATATCAGTATTCGCTAA